One genomic region from Streptomyces sp. NBC_00457 encodes:
- a CDS encoding AAA family ATPase, translating into MTAPLTPPPPPHEQPSHGGWPPSPAGQAYGAPASHDVGYGQDGPGMKTEVREAAVIAVVVALGGLLLGVVWAWLAPRVPLVGDVVDKNWIVYLKDTEGEQAVGVDGTFTLLAVAFGVVSAFVVFLVRRRGGVPLVVGLAVGGLLGSLLAWRVGIWLGPAEDVVAHAKDVGKGVTFSAPLKLGAKGALLAWPLAGLVVHLGLTALFGPRDPEPYQQPAGVPPV; encoded by the coding sequence GTGACCGCACCGCTGACTCCTCCTCCGCCGCCGCATGAACAGCCGTCCCACGGTGGGTGGCCGCCGTCGCCTGCCGGGCAGGCGTACGGGGCTCCCGCGTCGCATGATGTCGGGTACGGACAGGACGGGCCCGGGATGAAGACCGAAGTGCGGGAAGCCGCGGTGATCGCGGTCGTGGTGGCGCTCGGCGGACTGCTGCTGGGCGTGGTGTGGGCCTGGCTGGCGCCGCGCGTGCCGCTGGTGGGGGACGTCGTCGACAAGAACTGGATCGTCTACCTCAAGGACACCGAGGGGGAGCAGGCGGTGGGGGTGGACGGAACGTTCACTCTGCTGGCCGTCGCCTTCGGGGTCGTGAGCGCCTTCGTCGTGTTCCTCGTGCGGCGGCGGGGCGGGGTGCCGCTGGTGGTGGGGCTGGCCGTCGGAGGGCTGCTCGGGTCGCTGCTGGCCTGGCGGGTGGGGATCTGGCTCGGGCCGGCCGAGGACGTCGTCGCTCACGCCAAGGACGTGGGCAAGGGAGTCACGTTCTCGGCACCGCTGAAGTTGGGGGCGAAGGGTGCGTTGCTGGCGTGGCCGCTGGCGGGGCTGGTGGTGCACCTGGGGCTGACGGCGTTGTTCGGGCCGCGGGATCCGGAGCCGTATCAGCAGCCTGCTGGGGTGCCGCCTGTGTAG
- the dnaE gene encoding DNA polymerase III subunit alpha, which yields MSKPPFTHLHVHTQYSLLDGAARLKDMFDACNEMGMTHIAMSDHGNLHGAYDFFHSAKKAGVTPIIGIEAYVAPESRRNKRKIQWGQPHQKRDDVSGSGGYTHKTIWAANSTGLHNLFKLSSDAYAEGWLQKWPRMDKETISQWSEGLIASTGCPSGELQTRLRLGQFDEALKSAAEYQEIFGKDRYFLELMDHGIEIERRVRDGLLEIGKKLGIPPLVTNDSHYTYAHEATAHDALLCIQTGKNLSDPDRFKFDGTGYYLKSTDEMYAIDSSDAWQEGCANTLLVAEQIDTTGMFEAKNLMPKFDIPEGFTEVTWFKEEVRRGMERRFPGGVPEDRQKQAEYEMDVIIQMGFPGYFLVVADFIMWAKNQGIAVGPGRGSAAGSIVAYAMGITDLDPIPHGLIFERFLNPERVSMPDVDIDFDERRRVEVIRYVTEKYGADKVAMIGTYGKIKAKNAIKDSARVLGYPYAMGDRLTKAMPADVLGKGIDLNGITDPSHPRYSEAGEIRAMYENEPDVKKVIDTAKGVEGLVRQMGVHAAGVIMSSEPIVDHAPVWVRHTDGVTITQWDYPQCESLGLLKMDFLGLRNLTIMDDAIKMVKANKGIDLEMLSLSLDDPKTFELLCRGDTLGVFQFDGGPMRSLLRQMQPDNFEDISAVSALYRPGPMGMNSHINYAERKNGRQEITPIHKELEEPLEEVLAVTYGLIVYQEQVQKAAQIIAGYSLGEADILRRVMGKKKPDELAKNFVLFQEGARKNGYSDEAIQALWDVLVPFAGYAFNKAHSAAYGLVSYWTAYLKANYPAEYMAALLTSVKDDKDKSAVYLNECRRMGIKVLPPNVNESMSNFAAQGDDVILFGLSAVRNVGTNVVESIIRSRKEKGKYASFPDYLDKVEAVVCNKRTTESLIKAGAFDTMGHTRKGLTAQFEPMIDNVVQVKRKEAEGQFDLFGGMGDDSADEPGFGMDVTFTDEEWDKAYLLAQEREMLGLYVSDHPLFGLEHVLSDKADAGIAQLTGGDFGDGAVVTIGGIISGLQRKMTKQGNAWAIATVEDLAGSLECMFFPATYQLVSTQLVEDAVVFVKGRLDKREDVPRLVAMELQVPDLSNAGTNAPVILTIPATRVTPPMVSRLGEILSHHKGESEVRIKLQGPRKTTVLRLDRHRVKPDPALFGDLKVLLGPSCLAG from the coding sequence GTGTCAAAGCCGCCGTTCACGCACCTGCACGTCCACACCCAGTACTCGCTGCTGGACGGTGCCGCGCGGCTCAAGGACATGTTCGACGCGTGCAACGAGATGGGCATGACCCATATCGCGATGTCCGACCACGGCAACCTGCACGGGGCGTACGACTTCTTCCATTCTGCGAAGAAGGCCGGAGTCACTCCGATCATCGGGATCGAGGCCTATGTCGCCCCCGAGTCCCGGCGCAACAAGCGCAAGATCCAGTGGGGCCAGCCGCACCAGAAGCGCGACGACGTCTCCGGTTCCGGTGGTTACACCCACAAGACGATCTGGGCGGCGAACTCCACCGGCCTGCACAACCTCTTCAAGCTCTCCTCCGACGCCTACGCCGAGGGCTGGCTGCAGAAGTGGCCGCGGATGGACAAGGAGACCATCTCCCAGTGGTCCGAGGGGCTCATCGCCTCCACCGGCTGCCCCTCCGGCGAACTGCAGACCCGGCTGCGCCTCGGCCAGTTCGACGAGGCCCTGAAGTCGGCCGCCGAGTACCAGGAGATCTTCGGCAAGGACCGCTACTTCCTGGAGCTGATGGACCACGGCATCGAGATCGAACGCCGGGTCCGCGACGGTCTGCTGGAGATCGGCAAGAAGCTCGGCATCCCGCCCCTGGTCACCAACGACTCGCACTACACGTACGCGCACGAGGCGACGGCGCACGACGCGCTGCTGTGCATCCAGACCGGCAAGAACCTCTCCGACCCGGACCGCTTCAAGTTCGACGGCACCGGCTACTACCTGAAGTCCACGGACGAGATGTACGCCATCGACTCCTCGGACGCCTGGCAGGAGGGCTGCGCCAACACCCTCCTGGTGGCCGAGCAGATCGACACCACCGGCATGTTCGAGGCCAAGAACCTCATGCCGAAATTTGACATCCCCGAGGGCTTCACCGAGGTCACCTGGTTCAAGGAGGAGGTCCGCCGCGGCATGGAGCGCCGCTTTCCGGGCGGCGTCCCCGAGGACCGGCAGAAGCAGGCCGAGTACGAGATGGACGTCATCATCCAGATGGGGTTCCCGGGCTACTTCCTCGTCGTCGCCGACTTCATCATGTGGGCCAAGAACCAGGGCATCGCGGTCGGTCCGGGCCGAGGCTCCGCGGCCGGCTCGATCGTCGCGTACGCCATGGGCATCACCGACCTCGACCCGATCCCGCACGGCCTGATCTTCGAGCGGTTCCTCAACCCCGAGCGCGTCTCCATGCCCGACGTCGACATCGACTTCGACGAGCGCAGGCGCGTCGAGGTGATCAGGTACGTGACGGAGAAATACGGCGCCGACAAGGTCGCCATGATCGGCACGTACGGCAAGATCAAGGCCAAGAACGCCATCAAGGACTCCGCGCGCGTGCTCGGCTACCCGTACGCCATGGGCGACCGGCTCACCAAGGCGATGCCCGCCGACGTCCTCGGCAAGGGCATCGACCTCAACGGCATCACGGACCCCTCGCACCCGCGCTACAGCGAGGCCGGCGAGATCCGCGCGATGTACGAGAACGAGCCGGACGTGAAGAAGGTCATCGACACCGCCAAGGGCGTCGAGGGCCTGGTCCGGCAGATGGGTGTGCACGCCGCCGGCGTCATCATGTCCAGCGAGCCCATCGTCGACCACGCGCCGGTCTGGGTCAGGCACACCGACGGCGTGACCATCACGCAGTGGGACTACCCGCAGTGCGAGTCGCTCGGCCTGCTGAAGATGGACTTCCTCGGCCTGCGCAACCTGACGATCATGGACGACGCCATCAAGATGGTGAAGGCCAACAAGGGCATCGACCTCGAGATGCTCTCCCTTTCGCTGGACGACCCCAAGACCTTCGAACTGCTCTGCCGCGGTGACACCCTCGGCGTCTTCCAGTTCGACGGCGGCCCGATGCGCTCGCTGCTCCGCCAGATGCAGCCCGACAACTTCGAGGACATCTCCGCCGTCTCGGCCCTCTACCGGCCGGGCCCGATGGGCATGAACTCGCACATCAACTACGCGGAGCGCAAGAACGGCCGCCAGGAGATCACACCGATCCACAAGGAGCTCGAAGAGCCCCTCGAGGAGGTCCTGGCGGTCACCTACGGCCTGATCGTCTACCAGGAGCAGGTGCAGAAGGCCGCTCAGATCATCGCCGGGTACTCGCTCGGCGAGGCCGACATCCTGCGCCGGGTGATGGGCAAGAAGAAGCCCGACGAGCTGGCGAAGAACTTCGTCCTCTTCCAGGAGGGCGCCCGCAAGAACGGCTACAGCGACGAGGCGATCCAGGCACTGTGGGACGTGCTGGTCCCCTTCGCCGGCTACGCCTTCAACAAGGCCCACTCCGCCGCGTACGGACTCGTCTCGTACTGGACGGCGTACCTGAAGGCGAACTACCCGGCCGAGTACATGGCCGCGCTGCTCACCTCCGTCAAGGACGACAAGGACAAGTCGGCCGTCTACCTCAACGAATGCCGGCGCATGGGCATCAAGGTGCTCCCGCCGAACGTCAACGAGTCGATGTCCAACTTCGCCGCCCAGGGCGACGACGTGATCCTCTTCGGCCTCTCGGCCGTCCGCAACGTCGGCACGAACGTGGTGGAGTCGATCATCCGCTCGCGCAAGGAGAAGGGAAAGTACGCCTCCTTCCCCGACTACCTCGACAAGGTCGAGGCCGTCGTCTGCAACAAGCGCACCACCGAATCGCTGATCAAGGCCGGCGCCTTCGACACCATGGGCCACACCCGCAAGGGGCTGACCGCCCAGTTCGAGCCGATGATCGACAACGTGGTGCAGGTCAAACGCAAGGAGGCCGAGGGCCAGTTCGACCTCTTCGGCGGCATGGGCGACGACAGCGCCGACGAACCCGGCTTCGGCATGGACGTCACCTTCACCGACGAGGAGTGGGACAAGGCCTACCTGCTCGCCCAGGAACGGGAGATGCTCGGCCTGTACGTCTCAGACCACCCGCTGTTCGGCCTGGAACACGTGCTGTCCGACAAGGCCGACGCGGGCATCGCCCAGCTCACCGGCGGCGACTTCGGCGACGGGGCGGTCGTCACCATCGGCGGCATCATCTCCGGCCTCCAGCGCAAGATGACCAAACAGGGCAACGCCTGGGCCATCGCCACCGTCGAGGACCTGGCCGGCTCCCTGGAGTGCATGTTCTTCCCCGCCACCTACCAGCTGGTGTCGACCCAACTCGTCGAGGACGCCGTGGTGTTCGTCAAGGGCCGCCTCGACAAGCGCGAGGACGTGCCCCGGCTCGTCGCGATGGAGCTCCAGGTCCCCGACCTGTCGAACGCGGGCACCAACGCCCCCGTGATCCTCACCATCCCGGCCACCCGGGTCACCCCGCCCATGGTCAGCCGCCTCGGGGAGATCCTCAGCCATCACAAGGGCGAGAGCGAGGTGCGGATCAAGCTCCAAGGGCCGCGGAAGACGACCGTACTGCGGCTGGACCGGCACCGGGTGAAGCCGGATCCAGCGCTCTTCGGCGACCTGAAGGTGCTGCTCGGGCCGTCCTGTCTGGCCGGCTGA
- a CDS encoding ABC transporter permease — protein sequence MSVVSADVLQGGALGVEEAADGAVALGPRARLWPSLAAVYRAQLSRARVARIPLLFVATFQSVGIMILMRGVVDGGGEARAVVAGSSVLVVAFVALNLLAQYFGQLRASGGLDHYATLPVPPAAVVLGAAGAYASFTVPGTVVTAVFGCALFGLPLSHLWVLAAVIPLAGAALAGLGAALGLLAPRPELATLLGQLGMSAALLLGVLPAERMPEGVRFLRDLLPSTYGVEAFARTFGPSPDWAFVLGDLAVCGVVGVVSLAVATWAYRRAAVR from the coding sequence GTGAGTGTCGTATCCGCCGATGTCCTGCAGGGCGGGGCCCTGGGCGTGGAGGAGGCCGCCGACGGCGCGGTCGCCCTCGGGCCGCGGGCGCGGCTGTGGCCGTCCCTCGCCGCCGTGTACCGGGCGCAGCTGTCCCGGGCGCGGGTCGCGCGGATACCGCTGCTGTTCGTGGCGACGTTCCAGTCGGTCGGGATCATGATCCTGATGCGCGGGGTCGTGGACGGCGGGGGCGAGGCGCGGGCCGTGGTGGCCGGGTCGTCGGTGCTCGTCGTGGCCTTCGTCGCGCTGAACCTGCTCGCCCAGTACTTCGGGCAGCTGCGGGCCAGCGGCGGGCTCGACCACTACGCGACGCTGCCGGTGCCACCGGCGGCGGTGGTGCTGGGCGCGGCGGGCGCGTACGCCTCGTTCACCGTGCCGGGGACCGTCGTGACGGCGGTGTTCGGGTGCGCGTTGTTCGGGCTGCCGCTGTCGCATCTGTGGGTGCTGGCCGCGGTGATCCCGCTCGCCGGTGCCGCGCTCGCCGGGCTCGGGGCTGCCCTCGGGCTGCTCGCGCCGCGGCCGGAACTGGCCACGCTGCTCGGCCAGTTGGGCATGTCGGCGGCGCTGCTGCTGGGTGTGCTGCCCGCGGAACGCATGCCGGAGGGGGTGCGGTTCCTGCGGGACCTGCTGCCGTCGACCTACGGCGTGGAAGCCTTCGCGCGTACGTTCGGGCCGAGCCCGGACTGGGCGTTCGTGCTCGGTGACCTCGCCGTCTGCGGGGTCGTGGGCGTGGTGTCGCTGGCCGTCGCGACCTGGGCGTATCGCCGGGCCGCCGTCCGGTGA
- a CDS encoding thioredoxin domain-containing protein, translating into MSKRNSKAAKTAARERLRQERERQARRAKVKRQAIVAGSIVGVLAIAGGISYAVVQGNKPSHWEALKDDKVVAPANTTGTDGTTVVIGKSSAKKTLKVYEDPRCPVCAQFEQTVGSTVEKDVEDGKYKIQFVGGTFLDGDSLGDGKIGSQGEGSKNAMSALGAALNVSPEAFLDYKKALYSAKWHPEESDDKFKNDDYLIEIGDSVDALKNNTKFQNAVKNGTYDEWALAMSKTFDTNKDKVTGTPSFVMNGKMLTTADGNPPMTVADFTSLVDGALKA; encoded by the coding sequence ATGAGCAAGCGGAACAGCAAGGCCGCGAAGACCGCCGCCCGCGAGCGACTGCGCCAGGAGCGCGAGCGGCAGGCCAGGCGCGCCAAGGTCAAGCGCCAGGCCATCGTGGCCGGTTCGATCGTCGGCGTCCTCGCGATAGCCGGCGGCATCAGCTACGCGGTGGTGCAGGGCAACAAGCCCAGCCACTGGGAGGCCCTGAAGGACGACAAGGTCGTCGCCCCGGCCAACACCACGGGCACCGACGGCACCACCGTCGTAATCGGCAAGAGCAGCGCGAAGAAGACCCTCAAGGTGTACGAGGACCCGCGCTGCCCGGTCTGCGCCCAGTTCGAGCAGACGGTCGGCTCGACCGTGGAGAAGGACGTCGAGGACGGCAAGTACAAGATCCAGTTCGTCGGCGGTACCTTCCTCGACGGCGACTCCCTGGGCGACGGCAAGATCGGCAGCCAGGGCGAGGGCTCCAAGAACGCGATGAGCGCCCTGGGTGCCGCGCTGAATGTGAGCCCGGAGGCGTTCCTCGACTACAAGAAGGCGCTCTACTCCGCCAAGTGGCACCCGGAGGAGAGCGACGACAAGTTCAAGAACGACGACTATCTGATCGAGATCGGCGACAGCGTCGACGCCCTGAAGAACAACACCAAGTTCCAGAACGCCGTGAAGAACGGCACGTACGACGAGTGGGCGCTGGCCATGTCGAAGACCTTCGACACCAACAAGGACAAGGTGACCGGCACCCCGAGCTTCGTCATGAACGGCAAGATGCTCACCACGGCCGACGGCAACCCCCCTATGACGGTGGCCGACTTCACCTCGCTGGTGGACGGCGCCCTCAAGGCCTGA
- a CDS encoding NYN domain-containing protein has product MDRCIVLVDAGYLLGAAASLLAGEPSRSRITVDHTALIHGLRERAESDTERPLLRIYWFDGAPDRVPQPEHRRLRVMPRVTVRLGALTRSDGRWAQKGVDAAMHAELTELARNRACSDIVLVTGDGDLLPGMMAAKEHGVAVHLWAVQAADGDYNQSEDLVAEADERRVLDRTWITKAVRAKDLGGICAPPPVPRPEIAAILSAPLPESALSSAERAAEEREHPPAATVSENGTQERVPAPKGGVPTPKDLAALRAPGGTQADKHPASATLRWSSDKGWVDRPGVAAEPPEVASMPTLAQLTSAEQRWADREEDITTVGGDPFEVGQVFARRWMGRLGDQGHLQKLSGMYPRIPHRIDGELLRYAARFGLLAHKDDQIDEHDRYAIRAGFWREIDVRTAAEHAPAGE; this is encoded by the coding sequence GTGGACCGCTGCATCGTCCTGGTGGACGCCGGGTATCTGCTGGGGGCCGCCGCCTCTCTTCTCGCCGGAGAGCCCTCACGCTCCCGCATCACCGTCGACCACACCGCCCTCATCCATGGCCTGCGTGAACGCGCCGAGTCGGACACCGAACGGCCGCTGCTGCGTATCTACTGGTTCGACGGCGCCCCCGACCGCGTCCCGCAGCCCGAGCACCGCAGGCTGCGCGTGATGCCCCGGGTCACCGTCCGGCTCGGCGCCCTGACCCGCAGCGACGGACGCTGGGCCCAGAAGGGCGTCGACGCGGCGATGCACGCGGAGCTGACCGAACTGGCCCGCAACCGCGCCTGCTCCGACATCGTCCTGGTCACCGGCGACGGCGATCTGCTGCCGGGCATGATGGCCGCGAAGGAGCACGGGGTCGCCGTACACCTGTGGGCCGTGCAGGCTGCCGACGGCGACTACAACCAGTCCGAGGATCTGGTCGCCGAGGCGGACGAGCGGCGCGTGCTCGACCGCACGTGGATCACCAAGGCGGTACGGGCCAAGGACCTCGGCGGGATCTGCGCGCCGCCGCCGGTGCCGCGGCCCGAGATCGCCGCGATCCTCTCCGCGCCGCTGCCGGAGTCCGCGCTCTCCTCGGCCGAGCGGGCCGCCGAGGAGCGGGAGCACCCGCCCGCGGCCACCGTCTCCGAGAACGGCACGCAGGAGCGGGTGCCCGCGCCCAAGGGCGGCGTGCCCACCCCCAAGGACCTGGCCGCGCTGCGCGCCCCCGGCGGCACCCAGGCCGACAAGCACCCCGCGAGCGCGACGCTGCGGTGGTCCTCCGACAAGGGTTGGGTCGACCGGCCCGGTGTCGCTGCCGAGCCGCCCGAGGTCGCCTCCATGCCGACGCTGGCGCAGCTGACCTCGGCGGAGCAGCGGTGGGCGGACCGGGAGGAGGACATCACCACGGTCGGCGGGGATCCGTTCGAGGTGGGGCAGGTGTTCGCCCGGCGGTGGATGGGGCGGCTGGGGGACCAGGGCCATCTGCAGAAGCTGTCGGGGATGTATCCGCGGATTCCGCACCGCATCGACGGGGAACTGCTGCGGTACGCCGCCCGGTTCGGGCTTCTCGCCCACAAGGACGACCAGATCGACGAGCACGACCGGTATGCGATCCGGGCCGGGTTCTGGCGCGAGATCGATGTGCGGACGGCCGCGGAACACGCTCCCGCGGGGGAGTGA
- a CDS encoding LON peptidase substrate-binding domain-containing protein — protein sequence MTTVRLPLFPLNSVLFPGLVLPLNVFEERYRAMMRELLKSPEDEPRRFGVVAIRDGHEVAASAPGMPDPTALPERGPAAGFGADPVKAFHGVGCVADAATIRERPDGTFEVLATGTTRVRLLSVDTSGPFLTAELEELTEERGDEAGALAEGVLRAFRQYQKRLAGARERSLTTNGELPDEPAVVSYLVAAAMMLDTPTKQRLLQAPDTASRLRDELKLLRSETAIIRNLPSLPASDLTRGATNLN from the coding sequence GTGACCACCGTCCGGCTTCCGCTCTTCCCCCTGAACTCGGTGCTGTTCCCGGGACTCGTGCTCCCGTTGAACGTCTTCGAGGAGCGTTATCGCGCCATGATGCGCGAACTGCTCAAGTCCCCCGAGGACGAACCGCGCCGTTTCGGCGTCGTGGCGATCCGCGACGGCCACGAGGTGGCCGCCAGCGCGCCCGGCATGCCGGACCCGACGGCCCTGCCCGAGCGCGGGCCCGCCGCCGGCTTCGGCGCCGACCCCGTCAAGGCGTTCCACGGCGTGGGCTGTGTGGCCGACGCGGCGACCATCCGGGAGCGGCCCGACGGCACGTTCGAGGTACTGGCGACGGGGACGACCCGGGTGCGGCTGCTGTCGGTCGACACGTCCGGTCCCTTCCTGACGGCCGAGCTGGAGGAACTGACGGAGGAGCGCGGCGACGAGGCGGGGGCGCTGGCCGAGGGGGTGCTGCGGGCGTTCCGGCAGTACCAGAAGCGGCTGGCGGGCGCCCGGGAGCGGTCGCTGACGACGAACGGGGAGCTGCCGGACGAGCCGGCCGTGGTCTCGTATCTCGTGGCCGCCGCGATGATGCTGGACACCCCGACGAAGCAGCGTCTGCTCCAGGCGCCGGACACCGCGTCCCGGCTGCGCGACGAACTGAAACTCCTTCGCTCCGAGACGGCCATCATCCGTAACCTGCCGTCATTGCCGGCGTCGGACCTGACGCGCGGCGCGACGAACCTCAACTGA
- a CDS encoding ABC transporter ATP-binding protein gives MCAVRGLTKTYPAVRGRRGVPATPEVRATDDVRLDIRRGEIFGLLGPNGAGKTTLVRQLTGLMRPDRGSVEILGHDIVRHPERAARILAYLGQESTALDDLTVSLAAETTGRLRGLEVKRARAERDDVLDELGLTPLAGRPIRKLSGGQRRLACFASALVGERSLLVLDEPTTGMDPVARRAVWSAVDRRRAERGTTVVLVTHNVIEAETVLDRVAVLDQGRVIACDSPAGLKEQVAGEVRVELVWRDRAPLEVPEVAALRERAVESGRRWTLRLAPEEARVAVATVTGGAAFTALDDFTLATPSLEDVYLALGGDAQGLVKA, from the coding sequence GTGTGCGCGGTGCGCGGGCTCACGAAGACCTATCCCGCGGTGCGGGGTCGGCGCGGGGTTCCGGCGACGCCCGAGGTCAGGGCCACGGACGATGTACGGCTGGACATCCGGCGGGGTGAGATCTTCGGGCTGCTCGGACCGAACGGCGCCGGGAAGACCACCCTCGTACGGCAGCTGACCGGGCTGATGCGGCCGGACCGCGGCAGCGTGGAGATCCTCGGGCACGACATCGTGCGGCATCCGGAGCGGGCCGCACGGATCCTCGCCTACCTCGGCCAGGAGTCCACCGCCCTCGACGACCTCACCGTGTCGCTCGCCGCCGAGACCACCGGACGGCTGCGCGGACTCGAGGTGAAGCGGGCGCGGGCCGAGCGGGACGACGTACTCGACGAGCTGGGCCTCACGCCGCTCGCCGGGCGCCCGATCAGGAAGCTGTCCGGCGGGCAGCGGCGGCTGGCCTGTTTCGCCTCGGCGCTGGTGGGGGAGCGGTCGCTGCTGGTCCTCGACGAGCCGACCACCGGCATGGACCCGGTGGCGCGGCGGGCCGTGTGGTCCGCCGTCGACCGGCGCCGGGCTGAACGCGGCACCACCGTGGTGCTGGTCACCCACAACGTCATCGAGGCCGAGACCGTCCTCGACCGGGTCGCCGTCCTCGACCAGGGACGCGTGATCGCCTGCGACAGCCCGGCCGGGCTCAAGGAGCAGGTCGCTGGGGAGGTCCGGGTCGAGCTGGTGTGGCGGGACCGGGCGCCGCTGGAGGTTCCCGAGGTCGCCGCGCTGCGGGAGCGGGCCGTCGAGTCGGGCCGGCGCTGGACGCTGCGGCTCGCGCCCGAGGAGGCCCGGGTGGCCGTCGCCACGGTCACCGGCGGGGCCGCGTTCACCGCCCTGGACGACTTCACGCTCGCCACGCCGAGCCTGGAGGACGTGTACCTGGCGCTGGGCGGCGATGCGCAGGGGCTGGTGAAGGCATGA
- a CDS encoding DUF2252 domain-containing protein has product MSVPQLSAEQRGEEILTVFDTAFGELLAADPAAFRVKFRKMAASAFAFYRGTACLFYHDLDAENAGRGGGRILSGPYLDERTSRVWIHGDLHAENFGTYMDSNGRLVFNVNDFDEAYVGPFTWDLKRFSASIALIGYAKALSDEQITELVTIYAAAYRERVHALATGAKRDEVPPFTLDTAQGPLLDALRDARSLTRFSLLDSMTEIRDFERRFAAGGGSIELDAATRYKVLAAFDGYLETLPETSLARPDSYRVKDVVGRRGIGIGSAGLPSYNILLEGHSDALENDVVIYIKQAQTPAVSRHITDRAIRDYFQHEGHRTVISQRALQAHADPWLGWTELDGSGQLVAEVSPYAVDLDWGDIDEPEEIAAVVADLGRATATMHAAADDTSGESLVPFSTERAIDAAIAADSDDGAGFADLLVDFAHSYGARARADHQIFLDLFRNGRIPGL; this is encoded by the coding sequence ATGTCGGTCCCGCAGCTCAGCGCCGAGCAACGCGGCGAGGAGATCCTCACCGTCTTCGACACCGCCTTCGGCGAGCTCCTGGCCGCCGACCCGGCCGCGTTCCGCGTGAAGTTCCGCAAGATGGCGGCCTCGGCGTTCGCGTTCTACCGGGGCACGGCGTGCCTCTTCTACCACGACCTCGACGCCGAGAACGCCGGGCGGGGCGGGGGGCGGATACTGAGCGGCCCGTACCTGGACGAGCGCACCTCGCGCGTGTGGATCCACGGCGACCTGCACGCCGAGAACTTCGGCACGTACATGGACTCGAACGGCCGGCTGGTCTTCAACGTCAACGACTTCGACGAGGCATACGTCGGCCCCTTCACCTGGGACCTCAAGCGCTTCTCCGCCTCCATCGCCCTCATCGGGTACGCGAAGGCGCTCAGCGACGAGCAGATCACCGAGCTGGTGACGATCTACGCGGCCGCCTACCGCGAGCGGGTGCACGCGCTGGCCACCGGCGCCAAGCGCGACGAGGTCCCGCCGTTCACCCTGGACACCGCCCAGGGCCCGCTGCTCGACGCGCTGCGCGACGCCCGCTCGCTGACCCGCTTCAGCCTGCTCGACTCGATGACCGAGATCCGTGACTTCGAGCGCCGCTTCGCGGCGGGCGGCGGCTCCATCGAGCTGGACGCGGCCACGCGCTACAAGGTGCTCGCCGCCTTCGACGGCTACCTGGAGACCCTGCCGGAGACCTCGCTGGCCCGCCCGGACTCGTACCGGGTGAAGGACGTGGTCGGCCGCCGTGGCATCGGCATCGGATCGGCCGGTCTGCCGTCGTACAACATCCTTCTGGAGGGCCACAGCGACGCCCTGGAGAACGATGTGGTGATCTACATCAAGCAGGCCCAGACCCCGGCCGTGTCCCGGCACATCACCGACCGGGCGATCCGCGACTACTTCCAGCACGAGGGCCACCGCACGGTGATCTCCCAGCGGGCCCTGCAGGCGCACGCCGACCCGTGGCTGGGCTGGACCGAGCTGGACGGCTCCGGTCAGCTGGTCGCCGAGGTCTCGCCGTACGCCGTGGACCTGGACTGGGGCGACATCGACGAGCCGGAGGAGATCGCGGCGGTCGTCGCCGACCTCGGCCGGGCGACGGCGACGATGCACGCGGCGGCGGACGACACCTCCGGCGAGTCCCTGGTGCCGTTCTCCACGGAGCGGGCCATCGACGCGGCGATCGCGGCGGACTCCGACGACGGCGCCGGCTTCGCGGACCTGCTGGTCGACTTCGCGCACAGCTACGGCGCACGCGCGCGTGCCGACCACCAGATCTTCCTGGACCTGTTCCGCAACGGCCGGATTCCGGGTCTGTGA
- the ybaK gene encoding Cys-tRNA(Pro) deacylase — MAKKSKKQQQPGGTPATVALTAAGADFTVHAYDHDPAHPSYGEEAAEAMGVSPERVFKTLVADVDGSLVVGIVPVSGSLDLKALATAVGGKKATMADPALAERTTGYVRGGISPLGQRKKLRTVLDASATAFDTICVSAGRRGLEVELSPKNLTDLTNATLAPIART; from the coding sequence ATGGCGAAGAAGTCGAAGAAGCAGCAACAGCCGGGCGGCACACCGGCGACGGTGGCGTTGACGGCGGCGGGCGCGGACTTCACGGTCCACGCCTACGACCACGACCCCGCGCACCCCTCCTACGGCGAGGAGGCAGCCGAGGCGATGGGTGTCTCCCCGGAGCGGGTCTTCAAGACGTTGGTCGCGGACGTCGACGGTTCACTGGTCGTCGGCATCGTCCCGGTGTCCGGCTCGCTGGACCTCAAGGCCTTGGCGACGGCGGTGGGCGGCAAGAAGGCGACGATGGCGGACCCGGCCCTGGCGGAGCGCACGACGGGCTATGTCCGGGGCGGTATCTCCCCGTTGGGCCAGCGCAAGAAGCTCCGCACGGTCCTGGACGCCTCGGCAACCGCCTTCGACACCATCTGCGTCTCGGCGGGCCGCCGCGGCCTGGAGGTCGAGCTGTCCCCGAAGAACCTGACCGACCTCACGAACGCCACCCTCGCCCCGATCGCCCGCACCTGA